A DNA window from Mycobacterium sp. IDR2000157661 contains the following coding sequences:
- a CDS encoding TetR/AcrR family transcriptional regulator, giving the protein MIDAALIGAVGGASGRGSIDETADRTGQRILDAAVQEAAAVGLQRITVEDVVRRAGVSRMTAYRRYPRRDDLVEALVRRETQRFLAAVADAIDTVVDPHEGVAEAFIAAVTFAREHPMLRRAGQVEPAPIGDSTELVKMGSAFIANYIHGESAGTPAQSVRWVADVFARLFFTYISMPPADPDFGDDAELRRFAHDVLTPMVERALS; this is encoded by the coding sequence GTGATCGACGCCGCACTCATCGGCGCGGTCGGCGGTGCGTCGGGGCGCGGCAGCATCGACGAGACGGCCGACCGTACCGGCCAACGCATCCTCGATGCTGCCGTGCAGGAAGCCGCCGCCGTTGGCCTGCAACGGATCACGGTGGAGGACGTGGTGCGCCGCGCGGGCGTGTCCCGGATGACGGCCTACCGGCGCTACCCCCGTCGCGACGACCTCGTCGAGGCGCTGGTCCGGCGGGAGACCCAGCGGTTCCTCGCCGCGGTCGCCGACGCGATCGACACCGTGGTGGACCCGCACGAGGGCGTCGCCGAGGCGTTCATCGCGGCGGTCACCTTCGCCCGCGAGCACCCGATGCTGCGCCGCGCCGGGCAGGTGGAACCAGCGCCGATCGGCGACTCCACGGAACTGGTGAAGATGGGTTCGGCGTTCATCGCCAACTACATTCACGGCGAGTCGGCGGGCACGCCCGCGCAGTCGGTGCGCTGGGTCGCCGATGTGTTCGCCCGGCTGTTCTTCACCTACATCTCCATGCCGCCCGCCGACCCCGACTTCGGCGACGATGCCGAACTGCGCAGGTTCGCACACGACGTCCTGACTCCGATGGTGGAACGCGCGCTGAGCTAG
- a CDS encoding cation:proton antiporter regulatory subunit — MDVKEVLLPGVGLRYEFENRDGDRIGVVARRTGDFEFVVYPRDDPDQAQDVFRLSQEEAEALAQILGAPRIAERFADLTREVPGLNAGQVALPPDSPFVDRPLGDTRARTRTGASIVAIVRDETVLASPGPTDLLRAGDVLVVIGTEQGLAGVEDLVTRG; from the coding sequence ATGGACGTCAAAGAGGTACTGCTGCCCGGCGTCGGGTTGCGCTACGAGTTCGAGAACCGCGACGGCGACCGCATCGGCGTGGTCGCCAGACGCACCGGCGACTTCGAGTTCGTGGTGTATCCGCGAGACGATCCCGACCAGGCGCAGGACGTCTTCCGGCTGTCACAGGAGGAGGCCGAGGCGCTGGCGCAGATCCTGGGCGCACCGCGCATCGCCGAGCGGTTCGCCGACCTCACCCGCGAGGTGCCGGGCCTGAACGCCGGTCAGGTGGCCCTGCCGCCGGACAGCCCGTTCGTCGACCGCCCGCTCGGCGACACCCGTGCCCGGACCCGCACCGGTGCCTCGATCGTGGCGATCGTGCGCGACGAGACGGTGCTGGCCTCGCCCGGCCCGACCGATCTGCTCCGGGCCGGTGATGTGCTGGTGGTGATCGGGACCGAGCAGGGCCTGGCGGGTGTCGAAGACCTCGTGACCCGGGGTTGA
- a CDS encoding oxygenase MpaB family protein, whose translation MSVTFVSPSDRLRRRIVADFERSAGRHDDPAVYGGPPGDPGLLGPGSVSWEVNADLAAVSQAGLPAIVLEILHPSVIAGVQDLSNYREDPFQRARATLGYVLATTFGHTEAATRVIDRVRRVHSHVTGTRPDGVAYRALDPDLIAWVHTCIPWMILRAFEHTKRSLSRQEKDRYLAEQAVIGRMGGADWVPTSTAELDDFVATMRPRLSVNAQTREFLDFLMTSPFFGNLPAPVDRRLHRFAIYAGMSRAPRWARELVGYDRPAALTRRLIEPALQLDARQLRWAFGTPRYAELARARAAGAATELVTT comes from the coding sequence GTGAGTGTCACATTCGTATCACCGAGTGACCGGCTTCGCCGGCGCATCGTCGCCGATTTCGAGCGCAGCGCCGGCCGGCATGACGACCCAGCGGTCTACGGCGGCCCGCCAGGCGATCCGGGGCTGCTTGGGCCGGGGAGCGTGTCCTGGGAGGTCAACGCCGACCTGGCGGCGGTGTCGCAGGCCGGGCTGCCTGCGATCGTGCTCGAGATTCTGCACCCGTCCGTGATCGCAGGGGTGCAGGACCTGTCGAACTACCGCGAGGACCCCTTCCAGCGCGCCAGGGCCACCCTCGGCTACGTCCTGGCCACCACCTTCGGCCACACCGAAGCCGCAACGCGGGTCATCGACCGCGTCCGGCGGGTGCACTCCCACGTAACCGGGACCCGGCCGGACGGGGTGGCCTACCGCGCGCTGGATCCCGACTTGATCGCGTGGGTGCACACCTGCATCCCGTGGATGATCTTGCGGGCATTCGAACACACGAAACGGTCCCTGTCGCGGCAGGAGAAGGATCGCTACCTCGCCGAGCAGGCGGTGATCGGCAGAATGGGCGGGGCCGACTGGGTACCCACCAGCACAGCCGAACTCGACGACTTCGTCGCCACGATGCGCCCGCGGCTGAGCGTGAACGCGCAGACACGTGAGTTCCTCGACTTCCTGATGACCTCTCCGTTCTTCGGGAACCTGCCCGCGCCGGTGGACCGTCGGCTGCACCGCTTCGCGATTTACGCGGGTATGAGCCGGGCACCGCGGTGGGCGCGCGAGCTCGTGGGCTACGACCGCCCGGCCGCGCTGACCCGCCGACTCATCGAACCGGCGCTGCAGCTCGATGCCCGGCAGCTGCGCTGGGCGTTCGGCACACCGCGCTACGCCGAACTGGCACGGGCGCGGGCGGCAGGTGCTGCGACGGAGCTCGTGACGACGTGA
- a CDS encoding sterol desaturase family protein codes for MHDPVVFAVPFFLLLLVIEWAAARKLAHDEAAERAPAGGYLRADAWASIWMGVVSIGTSGLLNFVALLGYAALYVYVAPWQLPAGAWYTWVIAIVGVDLLYYLYHRMAHRVRLVWATHQAHHSSQYFNFATALRQKWNISGDVFLRALLPLFGVPPWIVFASFSINLVYQFWIHTERIGKLWGPIEFVFNTPSHHRVHHGMDQQYLDKNYGGILIVWDRLFGSFAAETVRPHYGLTKQVDTYNIRTLQTHEYVAMARDVRRAPRWRDKLGYLFGPPGWQPAPQRTAAGQSAQVPV; via the coding sequence ATGCACGATCCCGTCGTCTTCGCGGTGCCCTTCTTCCTGCTGCTGCTCGTCATCGAATGGGCCGCCGCCCGCAAGCTCGCGCACGACGAAGCAGCCGAGCGCGCACCTGCCGGGGGCTACCTGCGCGCCGATGCCTGGGCCAGCATCTGGATGGGCGTGGTGTCCATCGGCACCAGCGGCCTGCTCAACTTCGTCGCACTGCTGGGCTATGCCGCGCTGTATGTCTACGTCGCGCCGTGGCAACTACCCGCCGGTGCCTGGTACACCTGGGTCATCGCGATCGTCGGCGTCGATTTGCTCTACTATCTGTACCACCGAATGGCCCACCGGGTCCGGCTCGTCTGGGCCACCCACCAGGCGCACCACTCGAGCCAGTACTTCAACTTCGCCACCGCGCTGCGGCAGAAGTGGAACATCAGCGGCGATGTGTTCCTGCGCGCGCTGCTGCCGCTGTTCGGCGTGCCGCCGTGGATCGTGTTCGCCAGCTTCTCGATCAACCTCGTCTACCAGTTCTGGATTCATACCGAGCGGATCGGAAAACTCTGGGGGCCAATCGAATTCGTTTTCAACACGCCGTCGCACCACCGGGTGCATCACGGTATGGACCAGCAGTACCTCGACAAGAACTACGGCGGCATCCTCATCGTGTGGGACCGGCTGTTCGGCAGCTTCGCCGCCGAGACGGTCCGGCCGCACTACGGGCTGACCAAGCAGGTGGACACCTACAACATCCGGACGCTGCAGACGCACGAGTACGTCGCGATGGCGCGCGACGTGCGCCGGGCGCCGCGATGGCGGGACAAGCTGGGCTATCTCTTCGGCCCGCCGGGCTGGCAGCCGGCGCCGCAGCGAACCGCGGCCGGGCAATCGGCCCAAGTGCCCGTCTGA
- a CDS encoding cation:proton antiporter, producing MPISTALLLELGVILTVLTVLGTVARRFALSPIPLYLLVGLALGNGGFAPIPAAGEFMRTGASIGVVLLLLTLGLEFSITEFASSLRRHMPSAWVDFVLNASPGALAGVLLGLNGVGILALAGVTWISSSGVIARLLADLRRLGNRETPAVLSILVLEDFAMAAYLPLLAVLAAGGTLVQALLGMAIAVAALVVAFLASYRWGHHVGRLVAHPDNEQLLLRILGLTLIVAALAEFVHASAAVGAFLVGLTLTGDAADRARAVLSPLRDLFAAVFFLAIGYAVDPADLVPMLPAALALAVVSGATKVATGVFAARRDGVGRPGQLRAGTALIARGEFSLVIIGLVGLSIPQVSAVAMPYVFVMAIVGPVLTRFTGGRRRPRRRSSTSAPPAT from the coding sequence GTGCCGATCTCGACGGCGCTGCTTCTCGAGCTCGGCGTCATCCTCACTGTGCTCACCGTGCTGGGCACCGTGGCGCGCCGGTTCGCACTCTCGCCGATTCCGTTGTATTTGCTGGTCGGCCTCGCGCTGGGAAACGGGGGATTCGCACCGATCCCCGCGGCGGGGGAGTTCATGCGCACCGGCGCCTCGATCGGCGTCGTGCTCCTGCTGCTGACCTTGGGGTTGGAGTTCTCGATCACCGAGTTCGCCAGCAGCCTGCGCCGACACATGCCGTCCGCCTGGGTGGACTTCGTGCTCAACGCGTCGCCCGGCGCGCTGGCCGGAGTGCTGCTGGGTCTCAACGGAGTCGGAATCCTCGCGCTGGCCGGTGTCACCTGGATCTCGTCGTCCGGAGTCATCGCCCGGCTGCTCGCCGACCTGCGCCGCCTCGGCAACCGCGAGACGCCGGCCGTGCTGTCGATCCTCGTGCTGGAGGACTTCGCGATGGCCGCTTATCTGCCGCTGCTGGCGGTCCTCGCCGCCGGCGGCACGCTCGTACAGGCCCTGCTGGGGATGGCGATCGCCGTGGCGGCCCTGGTCGTCGCCTTCCTGGCGTCGTACCGGTGGGGCCACCACGTCGGCCGGCTCGTGGCCCATCCGGACAACGAGCAGCTGTTGCTCCGCATCCTGGGGCTGACGTTGATCGTGGCGGCCCTTGCCGAGTTCGTGCACGCCTCGGCCGCGGTCGGCGCCTTCCTAGTCGGCCTGACGCTGACCGGCGACGCCGCCGATCGCGCCCGCGCGGTGCTCAGCCCGCTGCGCGACCTGTTCGCCGCGGTCTTCTTCCTGGCCATCGGCTATGCGGTCGACCCGGCCGACCTGGTACCGATGTTGCCCGCCGCCTTGGCGCTGGCGGTGGTCAGCGGCGCGACCAAGGTGGCGACCGGCGTGTTCGCCGCCCGCCGGGACGGGGTAGGGCGTCCGGGCCAACTGCGCGCCGGAACCGCGCTGATTGCGCGCGGGGAGTTCTCGCTCGTCATCATCGGACTGGTCGGTCTGTCGATCCCGCAGGTCAGCGCCGTCGCCATGCCGTACGTCTTCGTCATGGCGATCGTCGGGCCGGTGCTGACCCGCTTCACCGGCGGCCGACGCCGACCCCGGCGCAGATCGTCGACGTCCGCGCCGCCGGCCACGTAG
- a CDS encoding carboxylesterase/lipase family protein — protein MTADARRGTDRLVVDTAYGPVRGVDDGIVKVWKGVRYAAAPAGDLRWRAPQPAPRWHEPRDATRVGPACPQPTDPRIPLDLGAPQGEDCLSLNVWASSDTEPGAGKPVLVWVHGGAYLLGSSAQPLYHGRALASGGDALIVTVNYRLGALGFLDLSSHGDQFATNPGLRDVLFALQWVRDNIAGFGGDPDRVTLFGESAGAGVITTLLCSPAADGLFGAAIAQSSPATSMYDRDRAQRVTSLFLEELGMRREEAGRLPSVPMHALLAASKKVFDDIPVRTPGTLAFAPIIDGDIVPGNPVKLARDGRTHPVPLIIGTNEHEAALFRWMKSPLMPITPGAIRAMFAEIAAEQPELQLPGEEQIRAAYRGRGKRIGMGVARDIGFRMPSVWFAEGHQEVAPTYLYRFDFATPMLRLLRLGAAHATELPYVWGNLVAGPKDPTFRLGGLKAGRTLSERMRRRWLNFAVDGVPDAGAGDPRWRPYRAGDRATLVIDAQDRIVDDLDRDLRLAWGDQVLSFR, from the coding sequence ATGACCGCCGACGCACGCCGCGGCACCGACCGCCTCGTCGTCGACACCGCGTACGGCCCGGTCCGCGGCGTGGACGACGGGATCGTCAAAGTGTGGAAGGGCGTCCGCTACGCCGCCGCACCCGCCGGAGACCTCCGGTGGCGGGCGCCGCAGCCCGCGCCGCGATGGCACGAGCCCCGCGACGCGACCAGGGTGGGTCCGGCGTGCCCGCAGCCGACCGATCCGCGAATCCCGCTCGACCTCGGCGCTCCGCAGGGGGAAGACTGCCTGAGCCTGAACGTGTGGGCGTCGTCGGACACCGAGCCCGGCGCGGGCAAACCCGTCCTGGTGTGGGTGCACGGTGGCGCCTACCTGCTCGGCTCCTCGGCCCAGCCGCTGTACCACGGCCGCGCGCTGGCATCCGGTGGGGATGCTCTGATCGTCACCGTCAACTACCGGCTGGGCGCACTGGGCTTCCTCGACCTGTCCTCGCACGGCGACCAGTTCGCCACCAACCCCGGCCTGCGCGACGTCCTCTTCGCCCTGCAGTGGGTGCGCGACAACATCGCCGGCTTCGGGGGAGACCCCGACCGGGTGACACTGTTCGGCGAGTCGGCGGGCGCGGGCGTCATCACCACGCTGCTGTGCAGCCCGGCCGCGGACGGACTGTTCGGCGCCGCGATCGCGCAGAGCTCACCCGCGACGTCGATGTACGACCGCGACCGCGCGCAGCGGGTCACCAGCCTGTTCCTCGAGGAGTTGGGCATGCGGCGCGAGGAAGCGGGCCGGCTGCCGTCGGTGCCCATGCATGCGCTGCTGGCCGCATCCAAGAAGGTGTTCGACGACATCCCCGTGCGCACACCCGGCACGCTGGCGTTCGCCCCCATCATCGACGGGGACATCGTGCCCGGCAATCCGGTGAAGCTGGCCCGCGACGGCCGGACGCATCCCGTTCCGCTGATCATCGGCACCAACGAACACGAGGCGGCGCTGTTCCGCTGGATGAAGTCGCCGCTGATGCCCATCACGCCGGGCGCGATCAGGGCGATGTTCGCCGAGATCGCGGCCGAACAGCCCGAGCTGCAGCTGCCCGGTGAGGAGCAGATCCGGGCCGCCTACCGTGGCCGTGGCAAGCGGATCGGCATGGGGGTCGCGCGAGACATCGGGTTCCGGATGCCCTCGGTGTGGTTCGCCGAGGGTCACCAGGAGGTGGCGCCGACCTACCTCTACCGGTTCGACTTCGCCACCCCGATGCTGCGCCTGCTTCGCCTCGGCGCCGCCCACGCGACCGAACTGCCCTACGTCTGGGGCAATCTGGTCGCCGGCCCGAAGGACCCCACCTTCCGGCTGGGCGGTCTGAAGGCGGGCCGCACGCTCTCGGAGCGGATGCGCAGGCGCTGGCTGAACTTCGCCGTCGACGGTGTTCCCGACGCCGGCGCGGGTGACCCCCGATGGCGGCCGTACCGCGCCGGCGACCGCGCCACGCTGGTCATCGACGCGCAGGACCGCATCGTCGACGACCTCGACCGCGACCTGCGCCTGGCGTGGGGCGATCAGGTACTCAGCTTCCGTTGA